A region of Anolis carolinensis isolate JA03-04 unplaced genomic scaffold, rAnoCar3.1.pri scaffold_7, whole genome shotgun sequence DNA encodes the following proteins:
- the coro6 gene encoding coronin-6 isoform X2 — MSRRVVRQSKFRHVFGQPVKADQMYEDIRVSKVTWDSGFCAVNPKFVAIIVESGGGGAFMVLPLHKTGRVDKNIPLVTGHTAPVLDIDWCPHNDNVLASASEDTTVMVWQIPDYIPTRNMTEPVVTLEGHSKRVGILTWHPTARNILLSAGGDNVIILWNVGTGEALLTLDDLHTDLIYNVCWNYNGSLFVTTCKDKHLRIIDPRKRLVVAEKVAPHEGMRPMRAVFTNDGLVFTTGFTRMSQRELGLWDPKNFEEPIALQEMDTSNGVLLPFYDPDSSIVYLCGKGDSSIRYFEITDEAPYVHYLSTYSSKEPQRGMGYMPKRGLDVSKCEIARFYKLHERKCEPITMTVPRKSDLFQDDLYPDTPGPEPALEADEWLSGKDAEPILISLRDGYVPVKNRELKVTKKNILDSRPPVGPRRSQSTCDTNFSRSAFEELLEEIKSLRQTVQAHEKRISDLENKLCQFTNGTD; from the exons ATGAGTCGCCGGGTGGTGCGCCAGAGCAAGTTCCGGCACGTCTTCGGGCAGCCGGTCAAGGCCGACCAGATGTACGAGGACATCCGGGTCTCCAAGGTCACCTGGGACAGTGGCTTTTGCGCCGTCAACCCCAAGTTTGTGGCCATCATCGTGGAGTCCGGCGGAGGGGGCGCCTTCATGGTCCTGCCGCTCCACAAG ACTGGTCGCGTGGACAAGAACATCCCTTTGGTCACGGGCCACACGGCTCCGGTGCTGGACATCGACTGGTGCCCCCACAACGACAACGTCCTTGCCAGCGCCTCCGAGGACACAACCGTCATG GTCTGGCAAATCCCAGATTACATCCCGACCCGCAACATGACGGAGCCGGTGGTCACTCTGGAAGGACATTCCAAGCGGGTCGGGATTCTCACCTGGCACCCCACGGCACGCAACATCCTCCTCAGCGCAG GGGGTGACAATGTCATCATCCTCTGGAACGTGGGCACCGGCGAAGCCCTCTTGACCCTAGACGACCTCCACACCGACCTCATCTATAACGTCTGCTGGAACTATAACGGGAGCCTCTTTGTCACGACTTGCAAGGACAAACACCTGAGGATCATTGACCCCCGGAAGCGCCTCGTGGTCGCG GAGAAGGTGGCTCCCCACGAAGGGATGAGGCCCATGCGGGCCGTCTTCACCAACGACGGACTCGTCTTCACCACGGGCTTCACCCGCATGAGCCAACGCGAACTGGGCCTCTGGGATCCG AAAAACTTCGAGGAGCCCATCGCCCTTCAGGAAATGGACACAAGCAACGGGGTCCTGCTCCCTTTCTACGACCCCGATTCCAGCATCGTCTACCTCTGCGGCAAG GGAGATAGCAGCATCCGGTACTTTGAAATCACGGATGAAGCACCGTATGTCCACTATTTGAGCACTTACAGCAGCAAGGAACCCCAACGCGGCATGGGATATATGCCCAAGAGAGGGCTGGACGTCAGCAAATGCGAAATCGCCAG GTTCTACAAGTTGCACGAACGCAAATGTGAGCCCATCACGATGACGGTCCCACGAAAG TCCGACCTCTTCCAGGACGACCTTTATCCTGACACGCCGGGACCAGAACCAGCTTTGGAGGCAGACGAGTGGCTCTCGGGGAAAGATGCCGAGCCTATCCTGATCTCGCTGCGGGACGGATACGTCCCTGTCAAGAACCGGGAACTAAAGGTCACCAAGAAGAACATCCTGGACAGCAGGCCGCCTGTCGGACCCCGTCGGAGCCAATCCACCTGCGACACCAACTTCTCG CGCTCCGCTTTCGAGGAGCTCCTTGAGGAGATCAAGTCCCTGCGACAGACTGTCCAAGCCCACGAAAAACGCATTTCCGACCTGGAAAATAAACTCTGCCAGTTCACCAACGGGACGGATTAA
- the coro6 gene encoding coronin-6 isoform X1, whose amino-acid sequence MSRRVVRQSKFRHVFGQPVKADQMYEDIRVSKVTWDSGFCAVNPKFVAIIVESGGGGAFMVLPLHKTGRVDKNIPLVTGHTAPVLDIDWCPHNDNVLASASEDTTVMVWQIPDYIPTRNMTEPVVTLEGHSKRVGILTWHPTARNILLSAGGDNVIILWNVGTGEALLTLDDLHTDLIYNVCWNYNGSLFVTTCKDKHLRIIDPRKRLVVAEKSRPHEGSRPVRAIFLADGKVFTTGFSKMSERQLALWDLKNFEEPIALQEMDTSNGVLLPFYDPDSSIVYLCGKGDSSIRYFEITDEAPYVHYLSTYSSKEPQRGMGYMPKRGLDVSKCEIARFYKLHERKCEPITMTVPRKSDLFQDDLYPDTPGPEPALEADEWLSGKDAEPILISLRDGYVPVKNRELKVTKKNILDSRPPVGPRRSQSTCDTNFSRSAFEELLEEIKSLRQTVQAHEKRISDLENKLCQFTNGTD is encoded by the exons ATGAGTCGCCGGGTGGTGCGCCAGAGCAAGTTCCGGCACGTCTTCGGGCAGCCGGTCAAGGCCGACCAGATGTACGAGGACATCCGGGTCTCCAAGGTCACCTGGGACAGTGGCTTTTGCGCCGTCAACCCCAAGTTTGTGGCCATCATCGTGGAGTCCGGCGGAGGGGGCGCCTTCATGGTCCTGCCGCTCCACAAG ACTGGTCGCGTGGACAAGAACATCCCTTTGGTCACGGGCCACACGGCTCCGGTGCTGGACATCGACTGGTGCCCCCACAACGACAACGTCCTTGCCAGCGCCTCCGAGGACACAACCGTCATG GTCTGGCAAATCCCAGATTACATCCCGACCCGCAACATGACGGAGCCGGTGGTCACTCTGGAAGGACATTCCAAGCGGGTCGGGATTCTCACCTGGCACCCCACGGCACGCAACATCCTCCTCAGCGCAG GGGGTGACAATGTCATCATCCTCTGGAACGTGGGCACCGGCGAAGCCCTCTTGACCCTAGACGACCTCCACACCGACCTCATCTATAACGTCTGCTGGAACTATAACGGGAGCCTCTTTGTCACGACTTGCAAGGACAAACACCTGAGGATCATTGACCCCCGGAAGCGCCTCGTGGTCGCG GAGAAATCCCGGCCGCACGAAGGGTCCCGCCCGGTCCGCGCCATCTTCCTGGCCGACGGCAAAGTCTTCACCACTGGCTTCAGCAAGATGAGCGAGCGGCAGCTGGCCCTTTGGGACTTG AAAAACTTCGAGGAGCCCATCGCCCTTCAGGAAATGGACACAAGCAACGGGGTCCTGCTCCCTTTCTACGACCCCGATTCCAGCATCGTCTACCTCTGCGGCAAG GGAGATAGCAGCATCCGGTACTTTGAAATCACGGATGAAGCACCGTATGTCCACTATTTGAGCACTTACAGCAGCAAGGAACCCCAACGCGGCATGGGATATATGCCCAAGAGAGGGCTGGACGTCAGCAAATGCGAAATCGCCAG GTTCTACAAGTTGCACGAACGCAAATGTGAGCCCATCACGATGACGGTCCCACGAAAG TCCGACCTCTTCCAGGACGACCTTTATCCTGACACGCCGGGACCAGAACCAGCTTTGGAGGCAGACGAGTGGCTCTCGGGGAAAGATGCCGAGCCTATCCTGATCTCGCTGCGGGACGGATACGTCCCTGTCAAGAACCGGGAACTAAAGGTCACCAAGAAGAACATCCTGGACAGCAGGCCGCCTGTCGGACCCCGTCGGAGCCAATCCACCTGCGACACCAACTTCTCG CGCTCCGCTTTCGAGGAGCTCCTTGAGGAGATCAAGTCCCTGCGACAGACTGTCCAAGCCCACGAAAAACGCATTTCCGACCTGGAAAATAAACTCTGCCAGTTCACCAACGGGACGGATTAA
- the coro6 gene encoding coronin-6 isoform X3, which translates to MSRRVVRQSKFRHVFGQPVKADQMYEDIRVSKVTWDSGFCAVNPKFVAIIVESGGGGAFMVLPLHKTGRVDKNIPLVTGHTAPVLDIDWCPHNDNVLASASEDTTVMVWQIPDYIPTRNMTEPVVTLEGHSKRVGILTWHPTARNILLSAGGDNVIILWNVGTGEALLTLDDLHTDLIYNVCWNYNGSLFVTTCKDKHLRIIDPRKRLVVAKNFEEPIALQEMDTSNGVLLPFYDPDSSIVYLCGKGDSSIRYFEITDEAPYVHYLSTYSSKEPQRGMGYMPKRGLDVSKCEIARFYKLHERKCEPITMTVPRKSDLFQDDLYPDTPGPEPALEADEWLSGKDAEPILISLRDGYVPVKNRELKVTKKNILDSRPPVGPRRSQSTCDTNFSRSAFEELLEEIKSLRQTVQAHEKRISDLENKLCQFTNGTD; encoded by the exons ATGAGTCGCCGGGTGGTGCGCCAGAGCAAGTTCCGGCACGTCTTCGGGCAGCCGGTCAAGGCCGACCAGATGTACGAGGACATCCGGGTCTCCAAGGTCACCTGGGACAGTGGCTTTTGCGCCGTCAACCCCAAGTTTGTGGCCATCATCGTGGAGTCCGGCGGAGGGGGCGCCTTCATGGTCCTGCCGCTCCACAAG ACTGGTCGCGTGGACAAGAACATCCCTTTGGTCACGGGCCACACGGCTCCGGTGCTGGACATCGACTGGTGCCCCCACAACGACAACGTCCTTGCCAGCGCCTCCGAGGACACAACCGTCATG GTCTGGCAAATCCCAGATTACATCCCGACCCGCAACATGACGGAGCCGGTGGTCACTCTGGAAGGACATTCCAAGCGGGTCGGGATTCTCACCTGGCACCCCACGGCACGCAACATCCTCCTCAGCGCAG GGGGTGACAATGTCATCATCCTCTGGAACGTGGGCACCGGCGAAGCCCTCTTGACCCTAGACGACCTCCACACCGACCTCATCTATAACGTCTGCTGGAACTATAACGGGAGCCTCTTTGTCACGACTTGCAAGGACAAACACCTGAGGATCATTGACCCCCGGAAGCGCCTCGTGGTCGCG AAAAACTTCGAGGAGCCCATCGCCCTTCAGGAAATGGACACAAGCAACGGGGTCCTGCTCCCTTTCTACGACCCCGATTCCAGCATCGTCTACCTCTGCGGCAAG GGAGATAGCAGCATCCGGTACTTTGAAATCACGGATGAAGCACCGTATGTCCACTATTTGAGCACTTACAGCAGCAAGGAACCCCAACGCGGCATGGGATATATGCCCAAGAGAGGGCTGGACGTCAGCAAATGCGAAATCGCCAG GTTCTACAAGTTGCACGAACGCAAATGTGAGCCCATCACGATGACGGTCCCACGAAAG TCCGACCTCTTCCAGGACGACCTTTATCCTGACACGCCGGGACCAGAACCAGCTTTGGAGGCAGACGAGTGGCTCTCGGGGAAAGATGCCGAGCCTATCCTGATCTCGCTGCGGGACGGATACGTCCCTGTCAAGAACCGGGAACTAAAGGTCACCAAGAAGAACATCCTGGACAGCAGGCCGCCTGTCGGACCCCGTCGGAGCCAATCCACCTGCGACACCAACTTCTCG CGCTCCGCTTTCGAGGAGCTCCTTGAGGAGATCAAGTCCCTGCGACAGACTGTCCAAGCCCACGAAAAACGCATTTCCGACCTGGAAAATAAACTCTGCCAGTTCACCAACGGGACGGATTAA